Proteins encoded together in one Otariodibacter oris window:
- the terL gene encoding phage terminase large subunit: MNFKDFKKGLEALRVDLQKSIDANYEGWSDKSEDIIKRRQQVLNQKEGFEYFVNNYFPHYVRSEHKSQLHEYLFKNLPDSIIQKDKSVRQAIAAPRGEAKSTICTQLFPLWCLVCQLKKYIIIAMDTKEQAFSMLEAIKVEIESNPRLRIDFPELAQGRVWRAGVIITSHEQKIEAVGAGQKLRGRRHGAYRPDLVVLDDIENDESVETPAQRDKLHNWVLKAVLKLGAAGEKFDVIYVGTILHYDSVLNRFLSTKGWRKTRFKAVLRYPDNMVLWDEWENIYLSEDGDDDSLSDAFYYQHKAEMDKGSIVSWLARPILALMKIRASDGHSAFDSEYQNDPVSGDDAIFANSLQYWTELPEDLIYFGALDPSMGKAGASRDPSAILVGGYHRESGKLYVIEAQIKKRLPDLIIEDVIRLHSQYNCHRWFVETVQFQEFLQTELVKRSAQRGKPVPATATKPNTDKMLRIESLQPHIANGLILLHRSQSTLESQLKHFPKADHDDGPDALEMLWRNAVSSSMPIEWESIDDDMDYSSKWRH, translated from the coding sequence ATGAACTTCAAGGATTTTAAAAAAGGGTTAGAGGCTCTTCGGGTTGATTTGCAGAAATCTATTGACGCGAATTATGAAGGTTGGAGTGATAAATCAGAAGATATTATTAAGCGTAGGCAACAGGTTCTTAATCAAAAAGAGGGATTTGAGTACTTTGTTAATAATTACTTCCCTCACTATGTCCGTTCGGAGCATAAATCTCAACTGCATGAGTATTTGTTTAAAAATTTACCTGATTCTATTATTCAAAAGGATAAATCTGTTCGTCAAGCAATTGCAGCCCCCAGAGGCGAAGCTAAATCAACGATATGCACTCAACTCTTTCCTTTGTGGTGCTTGGTTTGTCAATTAAAAAAATACATTATCATCGCCATGGATACAAAGGAGCAAGCATTCAGTATGCTTGAAGCTATTAAAGTTGAAATAGAATCTAATCCACGACTAAGAATTGATTTTCCTGAATTGGCACAAGGAAGAGTTTGGCGTGCAGGTGTAATTATAACAAGTCATGAACAAAAAATAGAGGCGGTTGGGGCTGGACAAAAATTAAGAGGAAGACGTCATGGAGCTTATCGCCCTGATTTGGTTGTATTAGATGATATTGAGAATGACGAAAGTGTAGAAACTCCTGCGCAAAGGGATAAGTTGCATAATTGGGTTTTGAAAGCTGTTCTGAAATTAGGGGCGGCAGGTGAGAAATTTGATGTAATCTATGTTGGCACAATTCTTCATTATGATAGTGTTCTTAATAGATTTCTAAGTACAAAAGGATGGCGAAAAACTCGATTTAAAGCTGTACTGCGTTATCCAGATAATATGGTGTTATGGGACGAATGGGAAAATATTTACCTATCTGAAGATGGTGATGATGATTCGCTTTCTGATGCGTTCTATTACCAACACAAAGCGGAGATGGATAAGGGTTCAATAGTGTCTTGGCTAGCTCGCCCTATTCTTGCTTTAATGAAAATTAGAGCTTCGGATGGGCATTCAGCTTTTGATTCCGAGTATCAAAATGATCCTGTTTCAGGTGATGATGCCATTTTTGCGAACTCACTCCAGTATTGGACAGAATTACCTGAAGATTTAATTTACTTTGGAGCATTAGATCCGTCTATGGGTAAAGCTGGAGCAAGCCGTGACCCTTCGGCAATTCTTGTGGGTGGTTATCATCGTGAAAGCGGTAAGTTGTACGTAATTGAGGCGCAAATTAAGAAAAGATTGCCTGACTTGATTATCGAGGATGTGATCCGTTTACATAGTCAATATAACTGTCACCGCTGGTTTGTGGAAACGGTGCAATTTCAAGAGTTTTTACAAACGGAGTTGGTTAAGCGTTCCGCCCAACGAGGAAAGCCTGTGCCAGCGACGGCGACTAAGCCTAATACAGATAAGATGCTACGGATTGAAAGCCTTCAACCGCATATTGCCAATGGCTTAATTTTATTGCATCGCTCGCAAAGCACGCTTGAAAGCCAGTTAAAGCATTTCCCGAAAGCCGATCATGATGATGGTCCTGATGCGTTGGAAATGCTTTGGCGAAATGCGGTTAGCTCATCAATGCCTATTGAATGGGAGTCTATTGATGATGATATGGATTACTCAAGTAAATGGCGACATTAA
- a CDS encoding DUF1804 family protein, with translation MAHDPQVRVELRRYYVFDRFSLEQSAQKAGVSFGTARRWKNEALKAGDDWDKARDVQVMVGGDVEALATGLLSGFVVQYKTVMDELEKSDIAPSTKIELLTGLADSFAKMTASSKKLIPSVSEMATALKVVEMFANKVKQQKPALLPDFMQIMSELESDFGKAFKDR, from the coding sequence ATGGCACACGATCCACAAGTAAGAGTTGAATTAAGACGTTACTATGTTTTTGACCGTTTTTCACTAGAGCAATCCGCTCAAAAAGCTGGGGTTTCTTTTGGTACGGCTCGTCGCTGGAAGAATGAAGCGTTGAAAGCAGGTGATGATTGGGATAAGGCTCGTGATGTTCAAGTAATGGTGGGTGGTGATGTTGAGGCTTTGGCAACAGGCTTATTAAGTGGCTTTGTGGTTCAATATAAAACTGTAATGGATGAGCTGGAGAAAAGCGATATTGCCCCTTCGACTAAGATTGAATTATTAACAGGATTAGCTGATTCCTTTGCGAAAATGACCGCTTCAAGTAAAAAGCTGATTCCGTCTGTAAGTGAAATGGCTACGGCTCTCAAAGTGGTGGAGATGTTTGCGAATAAGGTCAAACAACAAAAGCCAGCATTATTACCTGATTTTATGCAAATTATGTCTGAGTTAGAAAGTGATTTTGGCAAAGCGTTTAAGGATAGATAA
- a CDS encoding DUF2681 domain-containing protein, whose product MINTYLIGGLAGVLSIIGFYIGFLKAKSNRLDQENKYMKRRNEALTKELDDAKKAKEIIENNRTLSGGDIDNQLQNNDWFRSDGNGM is encoded by the coding sequence ATGATTAACACATATTTAATAGGTGGACTGGCAGGGGTTTTGTCTATTATTGGGTTTTATATTGGCTTTTTGAAAGCGAAATCCAATCGATTAGATCAAGAAAATAAATACATGAAAAGAAGAAATGAAGCACTTACGAAGGAGTTGGATGATGCAAAAAAAGCTAAAGAGATCATTGAAAATAATCGGACTTTGTCTGGTGGCGATATTGACAATCAGTTGCAAAACAACGACTGGTTCAGAAGTGACGGTAACGGGATGTAG
- a CDS encoding DUF2644 domain-containing protein → MKLAELITNDNGRLSTTSFIQFFGAILMAIILAFCVYLDRVYTPELFMTFAIFCGGGVATKGFANAIRRPRQQGEQDD, encoded by the coding sequence ATGAAACTTGCTGAATTAATCACAAATGACAACGGTCGTTTATCTACGACCTCATTTATTCAGTTTTTTGGCGCCATTTTAATGGCAATTATTCTAGCTTTCTGCGTGTATTTAGACAGAGTCTATACACCAGAGCTTTTCATGACCTTCGCTATTTTTTGTGGAGGTGGTGTTGCAACAAAAGGTTTTGCGAATGCAATTCGAAGACCTAGACAACAAGGAGAACAGGATGATTAA
- a CDS encoding N-acetylmuramoyl-L-alanine amidase, which yields MSFPILKIVVHCSATRNGKTLKRNGATSAQAIDSWHKQRGFKRSVHAVRNFNSHLKHIGYHFVIDIDGTVETGRQVGEIGAHVKGHNSNSVGICLVGGVTAEGKNHGQYTKAQWVALHTLIRNLEARYPKAKVYGHRDLSPDLNGDGKITKNEWVKDCPCFDVWDWLDSEEVVNTDHLFKE from the coding sequence ATGTCTTTTCCAATCTTAAAAATTGTCGTGCATTGCTCTGCCACTCGCAATGGCAAAACTTTAAAACGCAATGGTGCGACTTCTGCACAAGCTATTGATTCTTGGCATAAGCAACGAGGCTTTAAGCGTAGCGTTCATGCTGTCCGTAACTTCAATTCTCATCTTAAACATATCGGTTATCACTTTGTGATTGATATTGATGGCACAGTGGAAACAGGTCGCCAAGTGGGTGAAATAGGAGCTCATGTTAAAGGACATAATTCTAATTCAGTAGGTATTTGTCTTGTGGGTGGAGTTACTGCTGAAGGTAAGAATCACGGGCAGTACACCAAAGCGCAATGGGTCGCTCTGCATACCTTAATTCGCAACCTTGAGGCTCGTTACCCTAAAGCTAAAGTATATGGGCATCGTGATTTATCGCCTGATTTGAATGGTGATGGAAAAATCACAAAGAACGAGTGGGTAAAAGATTGCCCTTGTTTTGATGTTTGGGATTGGTTGGATTCCGAAGAAGTTGTTAATACAGATCACTTATTTAAGGAGTAG
- a CDS encoding Mor transcription activator family protein — protein sequence MSELELASVEAYLPDVVKQMIEVVGFPATENVIKSFGGVDFSFSLGKQYFPRLVDVIGLDSATKLRQHFNRERLYIPRCDAALRILRNAKFRAEFEKIKKEKGISGNLAMLELCPKYGISERFAWKVLQEPSSLEQESLF from the coding sequence ATGAGTGAATTAGAATTAGCAAGCGTGGAGGCTTATTTGCCTGATGTGGTAAAACAGATGATTGAAGTGGTGGGGTTTCCTGCGACTGAGAATGTGATCAAGTCTTTCGGTGGGGTTGATTTCAGTTTTTCGTTAGGCAAACAGTATTTTCCGCGGTTGGTTGATGTGATTGGGCTTGATTCTGCCACAAAATTACGGCAACATTTCAACCGTGAGCGGTTGTATATTCCAAGATGTGATGCTGCATTGCGAATTTTACGCAATGCAAAATTTAGAGCAGAGTTTGAAAAAATCAAAAAAGAAAAAGGCATAAGCGGTAATTTGGCTATGCTTGAGCTTTGTCCTAAATATGGCATTTCAGAACGCTTTGCGTGGAAGGTTTTACAAGAGCCATCAAGCCTTGAGCAAGAAAGCCTGTTCTAG
- a CDS encoding gp16 family protein: protein MYQSRKQLIQKIHIGKNELKMDQDTYVRFLLEVVDKHSCSVMSDAELDLVLKAMKKKGFKVKSKQFGKRPTASASNETRQKSLDKIEAFLASDGKPWAYIHAICKRSFGINRLQWCSDEQVRKVLQMLAVKAKRDGKRV, encoded by the coding sequence ATGTATCAATCAAGAAAACAGTTAATTCAAAAAATTCATATCGGTAAAAATGAATTAAAAATGGATCAGGATACCTATGTTCGGTTTTTGTTAGAGGTAGTCGATAAGCATAGTTGCTCAGTGATGAGTGATGCTGAATTAGATTTAGTGTTAAAAGCAATGAAGAAAAAAGGCTTTAAAGTGAAATCTAAACAGTTCGGTAAACGTCCTACGGCAAGTGCGAGTAATGAAACTAGACAAAAATCACTAGATAAAATTGAGGCATTTTTAGCAAGTGATGGAAAGCCTTGGGCTTATATTCACGCTATTTGCAAAAGATCGTTTGGAATTAACCGCTTGCAGTGGTGTTCAGATGAGCAAGTTAGAAAAGTGCTTCAAATGTTGGCGGTTAAAGCTAAACGGGATGGGAAAAGAGTTTAA
- a CDS encoding polymer-forming cytoskeletal protein, with product MDKKYKLTDETLTLSNGVKLYRIKALKSFGEVNKGDLGGFVQSEDNLSHKGNAWVYCNAQVYDDAHVSGNASVYSDAQVSGNAQVRDYAEVSGNAQVRGYAEVSGNAQVRGYAEVYGRASVSGNAQVYGNAQVYGRASIYNHAFVYGNACVHGRACVRGNALVRGDADVCFYTKVYGNAIVSGDAKIYNSTDIIWFSHVGTENGTLTVFKGKAGNLLATIGCFYGTVDEFLEKSAKVHDKRVKTEYQLLIKVAKSRIQHNQL from the coding sequence ATGGATAAGAAATACAAATTAACTGATGAGACACTTACGTTAAGCAATGGTGTTAAGTTGTACAGAATAAAAGCGTTGAAAAGTTTTGGTGAGGTAAATAAAGGCGATCTTGGTGGTTTTGTTCAATCAGAAGATAATTTATCTCATAAAGGCAATGCTTGGGTGTATTGCAATGCTCAGGTTTATGACGATGCTCATGTGAGTGGTAATGCCAGTGTTTATAGTGATGCTCAAGTGTCAGGTAATGCTCAAGTGCGAGACTATGCGGAAGTGTCAGGTAATGCTCAAGTGCGAGGCTATGCGGAAGTGTCAGGTAATGCTCAAGTGCGAGGCTATGCGGAAGTGTATGGTCGCGCTTCTGTGTCAGGTAATGCTCAGGTATATGGTAATGCTCAAGTGTATGGGCGAGCTAGCATATATAATCATGCTTTCGTGTACGGCAATGCTTGTGTGCATGGTCGTGCTTGCGTAAGAGGTAATGCGTTGGTGCGAGGTGATGCTGATGTGTGTTTCTATACCAAGGTTTATGGTAATGCTATAGTGTCTGGTGATGCTAAGATTTATAATTCAACGGATATAATTTGGTTCTCGCACGTTGGGACAGAAAATGGCACATTAACTGTTTTTAAGGGAAAAGCAGGTAATCTTCTTGCAACAATAGGTTGTTTTTATGGGACAGTTGATGAGTTCCTTGAAAAATCAGCCAAAGTGCATGACAAGAGAGTAAAAACCGAGTATCAACTTCTTATAAAAGTTGCCAAATCAAGAATACAGCACAATCAGCTTTAA
- a CDS encoding ANR family transcriptional regulator, which yields MKKPMVLSESARFKYATEGAAYAERKGDYKEASNKWNYASKLAPNEANKEWCVHRCDFCERLTIRSF from the coding sequence ATGAAAAAACCAATGGTTTTAAGTGAATCCGCTCGCTTTAAATACGCAACCGAAGGTGCAGCTTATGCGGAAAGAAAAGGAGATTATAAAGAAGCGAGTAATAAATGGAATTATGCATCAAAGCTTGCTCCTAATGAGGCTAATAAGGAATGGTGTGTTCACCGTTGTGATTTTTGTGAACGATTAACAATAAGATCGTTTTAG
- a CDS encoding DUF3164 family protein → MKTQIDGKNYWEDAQGRLMAEDLIKDIDKERDELVNGFIEKAKELQAQMKKFKAEVSADVQAFIELSAEKYGVQLGGRKGNTTLLSFDGKLKLQVAVSERVGFDERIQAAKALIDECLHEWSGEARPELKVLINDAFQVDKEGNLSTQRILSLRRVDIQDERWTEAMKAISDSVQVVGSKDYIRFYERDAQGKYIPISLDIAGL, encoded by the coding sequence ATGAAAACACAAATTGATGGCAAGAACTACTGGGAAGATGCACAAGGGCGTCTTATGGCTGAAGACTTAATAAAAGACATTGATAAAGAGCGTGATGAATTGGTTAATGGTTTTATTGAAAAAGCCAAAGAACTTCAAGCCCAGATGAAAAAGTTCAAAGCTGAGGTTTCTGCTGATGTTCAAGCGTTTATAGAGCTGTCTGCGGAAAAATATGGTGTTCAGCTTGGTGGGCGAAAAGGCAATACCACTTTATTAAGCTTTGATGGAAAGCTTAAGTTACAAGTGGCTGTTAGTGAGCGAGTAGGTTTTGATGAGCGTATTCAAGCGGCTAAAGCGTTGATTGATGAATGCCTGCACGAGTGGTCGGGTGAGGCTCGTCCTGAGTTGAAAGTGTTAATCAATGATGCCTTCCAAGTTGATAAAGAGGGGAATTTGAGTACGCAACGAATCTTGTCTCTTCGTCGAGTTGATATTCAAGACGAACGCTGGACAGAGGCAATGAAAGCTATTTCCGATAGCGTTCAAGTAGTTGGCAGTAAAGATTACATTCGCTTCTATGAGCGTGATGCTCAAGGTAAATACATTCCAATTTCGCTAGATATTGCGGGGCTTTAA
- a CDS encoding AAA family ATPase, whose protein sequence is MQNQQLKVFMESKGFNQKQVANLFGVSIATVSQYLSGKYQGNCEELDKKVDELMARYKAKVIEAKYDSSFVETSTAKRGMEIMDFAHVEGEINVIFGAAGLGKTQMLKQYAKTHSSAVLIEVDPSCTPKVLLRRIAEKVGVTAKGINSELLEGIVSKLTGSERLLMIDEAELLSTRSLEFVRRIHDLTGIGVVLAGMPRLLVNLKGKNNELAQLYSRVGFACDLGNALPDEDLGLLAKSALGTDEYNPPLIKASKGNARRLSKLMRGVVRSAEFNNMEISNELVEQYSKMLIS, encoded by the coding sequence ATGCAAAACCAACAACTTAAAGTCTTTATGGAATCAAAAGGATTCAACCAAAAGCAAGTTGCCAATCTATTCGGGGTATCTATTGCCACAGTTAGCCAGTATTTGAGCGGTAAATATCAAGGGAATTGTGAAGAGCTAGATAAGAAAGTAGATGAGCTGATGGCTCGCTATAAAGCGAAAGTGATTGAGGCTAAATACGACTCTTCTTTTGTGGAAACTTCAACGGCTAAAAGAGGCATGGAGATTATGGATTTTGCTCACGTTGAGGGGGAAATCAATGTGATTTTTGGTGCAGCAGGATTGGGAAAAACGCAAATGCTGAAGCAATACGCAAAAACGCATAGCTCTGCAGTGTTGATTGAGGTTGATCCAAGCTGTACGCCTAAAGTTTTACTACGTCGTATTGCGGAAAAGGTGGGAGTTACTGCGAAGGGTATTAATAGCGAATTGCTTGAGGGGATTGTAAGTAAATTAACTGGTTCTGAGCGTTTACTGATGATTGATGAGGCTGAACTACTCTCTACTCGCTCGCTTGAGTTTGTAAGACGTATTCACGACTTAACAGGTATTGGGGTTGTCTTGGCTGGTATGCCTAGATTACTAGTGAATCTTAAAGGTAAAAACAATGAGCTTGCTCAATTGTATAGCCGTGTAGGGTTTGCTTGTGATTTGGGGAACGCTTTACCTGATGAAGATTTGGGATTGTTAGCAAAATCAGCTTTAGGAACAGATGAGTATAACCCTCCGCTTATTAAAGCAAGCAAAGGTAATGCTAGACGGTTGAGTAAGTTAATGCGTGGTGTTGTAAGAAGTGCAGAGTTCAACAATATGGAAATCAGTAATGAGTTAGTTGAGCAGTATTCAAAAATGCTTATTAGTTAG
- a CDS encoding DNA-binding protein has protein sequence MDQKEIYQALKDKGLNAVILAKALDVSVQAISSTIKKGKGSLRIANAISIAIDKPIEKTFPYYEEKQLQQQARKQQIEQLKTKLSQEN, from the coding sequence ATGGATCAAAAAGAAATTTATCAAGCATTAAAAGATAAAGGGCTAAACGCAGTTATTTTAGCAAAAGCTTTAGATGTTAGCGTCCAAGCCATATCAAGTACGATTAAAAAAGGAAAAGGGAGTTTGCGTATTGCAAATGCTATATCAATAGCTATTGATAAACCTATTGAAAAAACCTTTCCTTATTATGAGGAAAAGCAGTTACAACAACAGGCAAGAAAACAACAAATAGAACAGCTTAAAACAAAGCTATCTCAAGAAAACTGA
- a CDS encoding ORF6C domain-containing protein, producing MDMTITKEDMGIRLVEERTRLGYSQASFAHQTEINRETLRLNELGRSGMSAEFLGRAAQLGVDIQYVITGIRSITHINKNKESGISQNVDGNNNNVIYGEKGVINNITTEKHVTRTKAIVEPDNKHINEEMARTLKDLVNEVVNLENELKKQPKTFQAVWASLNKHCGVTTYKLIPIEKYEKAENYLRKWIGRLNSSKSAPKKIGNDWRKRKYSYIHINVKKLDLELWLREYLQERYCVGSITELSNDQLDALYHNISSKLSSYKRKQAK from the coding sequence ATGGATATGACTATCACTAAAGAAGATATGGGTATTAGGCTCGTAGAAGAAAGAACAAGATTAGGGTATTCTCAAGCAAGTTTTGCTCATCAAACAGAAATAAACAGAGAAACATTAAGGTTAAATGAGTTAGGGCGAAGTGGTATGTCGGCAGAATTCCTAGGTCGAGCTGCACAATTAGGAGTTGATATTCAATATGTTATAACTGGCATTAGGTCTATTACACATATAAATAAAAATAAAGAGTCTGGAATATCGCAAAATGTTGATGGTAATAACAATAACGTGATTTACGGAGAGAAAGGAGTTATTAATAATATAACAACGGAAAAACATGTAACTAGAACTAAGGCTATCGTTGAACCTGATAACAAACACATCAACGAAGAGATGGCAAGAACCTTAAAAGATCTTGTGAATGAGGTGGTTAATTTAGAGAATGAACTAAAAAAACAACCCAAAACATTTCAAGCAGTATGGGCTTCCTTGAATAAACATTGTGGAGTAACAACTTATAAACTTATACCAATAGAAAAATATGAAAAAGCAGAAAACTACCTTAGAAAATGGATTGGTCGTTTAAATTCATCAAAATCAGCTCCAAAGAAAATCGGCAACGATTGGCGTAAACGGAAATACAGTTACATTCACATTAATGTTAAAAAATTAGATTTAGAATTGTGGTTGAGAGAATACCTTCAAGAAAGATATTGCGTAGGAAGCATAACTGAACTCAGCAATGATCAGTTGGATGCGTTATATCACAACATTAGTAGTAAATTAAGCTCGTATAAACGTAAACAAGCCAAATAA
- a CDS encoding MFS transporter, whose protein sequence is MTLWESEVFEKTKQSGKLVNLPVASLFKKYYRVFLAGIFLATAGYVLFYILAAFAQIYAKSPTTLSPAGYAQGLGFSSQVFTKYLLISSFVFAIAIALSGILSDKWGCKPFLIGTTLLIIVFGFTLPLFLENGTETSLFMFLMVGMILMGATFGPMSVILPELFPTEIRYTGSSLSYNVAGILGASVATIITLQINANFGLMGVGIYLALNGVLSLVALLRVPETGNSDKVHITDE, encoded by the coding sequence ATGACATTGTGGGAGAGTGAAGTTTTTGAGAAAACGAAACAGTCTGGCAAATTAGTGAATTTACCCGTTGCGAGTTTATTCAAAAAATATTATCGCGTATTTTTAGCGGGCATTTTCCTTGCCACCGCAGGCTATGTGCTGTTCTATATTTTGGCAGCCTTTGCACAAATTTATGCAAAATCGCCAACAACATTATCGCCAGCAGGTTATGCACAAGGACTTGGCTTTTCATCCCAAGTATTCACTAAATACTTACTTATCAGCTCTTTTGTATTTGCTATTGCCATTGCATTATCAGGTATTTTGTCAGATAAATGGGGGTGTAAACCATTCCTAATTGGTACTACGTTACTTATTATTGTCTTTGGGTTTACCTTACCGTTATTTTTAGAAAATGGCACAGAAACCTCATTATTTATGTTCCTTATGGTAGGAATGATACTGATGGGGGCAACCTTTGGACCTATGTCAGTCATTTTACCTGAATTATTTCCTACGGAAATTCGTTATACGGGTTCTTCGTTATCCTACAATGTGGCGGGTATTCTTGGCGCAAGTGTGGCGACAATTATTACCCTACAAATCAATGCCAACTTTGGCTTAATGGGTGTAGGGATTTATTTAGCATTAAATGGCGTCTTATCCTTAGTTGCTTTATTAAGAGTACCTGAAACAGGTAATAGTGATAAAGTGCATATCACTGATGAGTAA
- a CDS encoding class I SAM-dependent methyltransferase: MNTLADKWNNNYRNEQFVYGKTPNTFFKNELDKLSPASILLGAEGEGRNAVYAAKNNWTVSAFDISEEGRKKALKLAEENQTSINYVVGELPNLAFEPESFDAIGLVFAHFPPSLRSDYHKKLASLLKKGGYIIFEAFSKQHLAYRTENPKVGGPDKLELLFSIEELKDDFKDFDFWVLEEKEVELSEGLLHNGKGKVIRFVAQKQ; this comes from the coding sequence ATGAATACATTAGCGGATAAATGGAACAATAATTATCGAAATGAACAATTTGTCTATGGCAAAACGCCTAACACTTTTTTCAAGAATGAATTAGATAAGTTATCGCCAGCCTCTATCTTACTGGGGGCAGAAGGCGAGGGGCGAAATGCTGTGTATGCAGCCAAAAATAATTGGACAGTGAGTGCCTTTGATATTAGCGAAGAAGGACGTAAAAAAGCCTTAAAATTAGCAGAGGAAAATCAAACGTCGATCAATTATGTTGTCGGTGAACTGCCTAATTTAGCCTTTGAGCCTGAATCCTTTGATGCGATAGGGCTTGTTTTTGCTCATTTTCCACCAAGTTTACGATCTGATTACCACAAAAAATTGGCGTCTCTTTTAAAGAAAGGGGGATACATTATTTTTGAAGCGTTTAGTAAGCAGCATTTAGCATATCGAACTGAAAATCCAAAGGTAGGTGGTCCAGATAAATTAGAGTTATTGTTTTCGATTGAAGAGCTAAAAGATGATTTTAAGGATTTTGACTTTTGGGTTTTAGAAGAAAAAGAAGTCGAGTTGTCAGAGGGACTTTTGCATAATGGCAAAGGCAAAGTCATTAGATTTGTGGCTCAAAAACAATAA
- a CDS encoding L-cystine transporter, with protein sequence MIIFNLVIFAIFLIALFKIFQRTKKLGWTVFIGLFLGLISGALLQNFYDKSIIDGTLEWTNVVGNGYVRLLQMIVMPLVFISILSAITRLHQANSLGKVSFSVLSILLITTAIAAAIGILMAYLFNLSAEGLVAGERELAAQLSVSGRAEAVSGLTIPSLLVSFIPRNPFADLTGANPTSIISTVIFSVFLGVAALSLAKENKELGSRIAQGVDTLNQWVMRLVRFIIRLTPYGVFALMTKMAATSAWADIVNLGSFIIASYLAILLMFIVHGILLFVVKVNPFDYYKKVLPVLSFAFSSRSSAATLPLNIEAQTDKLGNNSVIANFSATFGATIGQNGCAGIYPAMLAVMVAPTVGIDPFSANYIFSLILIVAISSFGIAGVGGGATFASIVVLSALGLPLELVGLLISIEPLIDMGRTALNVNGAMVAGTLSDRFLNRSYQ encoded by the coding sequence ATGATTATTTTTAATTTAGTGATCTTTGCTATCTTCCTGATAGCGTTATTTAAAATTTTCCAACGTACTAAAAAATTGGGCTGGACGGTATTTATCGGCTTATTTTTAGGGCTAATAAGCGGTGCGTTACTGCAAAACTTTTACGATAAATCAATTATCGATGGCACATTAGAATGGACAAATGTCGTGGGTAATGGTTATGTGCGTTTATTGCAAATGATCGTAATGCCACTGGTGTTTATTTCCATCCTCTCGGCAATTACACGCCTGCATCAAGCAAACTCACTAGGTAAAGTAAGCTTTAGCGTATTATCTATTTTATTGATTACTACAGCGATTGCAGCGGCTATTGGTATTTTGATGGCATATCTATTTAATTTATCCGCAGAAGGATTAGTAGCAGGCGAGAGAGAATTAGCTGCACAACTTAGCGTATCGGGTAGAGCAGAAGCGGTGAGTGGATTAACAATTCCTTCATTGTTAGTATCTTTTATTCCGCGTAACCCATTTGCAGATTTAACTGGTGCAAATCCAACATCCATTATTAGTACAGTGATTTTTTCGGTGTTCCTAGGTGTTGCTGCATTAAGCCTAGCAAAAGAAAATAAAGAATTGGGATCACGTATTGCCCAAGGTGTTGATACACTAAATCAATGGGTGATGCGTTTAGTTCGCTTTATTATTCGTTTAACACCTTATGGTGTTTTTGCATTAATGACAAAAATGGCAGCGACGTCAGCTTGGGCAGATATCGTTAATTTAGGTAGCTTTATTATTGCCTCTTATCTTGCGATCTTATTAATGTTTATCGTTCACGGCATTTTACTTTTCGTAGTGAAAGTCAATCCATTCGATTATTACAAAAAAGTATTACCTGTATTAAGTTTTGCATTTAGCTCACGTTCAAGTGCTGCAACCTTACCTTTAAATATTGAAGCTCAAACAGATAAATTAGGCAACAATAGTGTCATTGCGAATTTCTCCGCAACATTTGGCGCGACAATTGGGCAAAATGGCTGTGCAGGAATTTATCCAGCAATGCTTGCAGTAATGGTTGCACCAACTGTTGGTATTGATCCATTTAGTGCAAATTACATTTTTAGTTTGATTTTGATTGTAGCTATTTCATCATTTGGTATTGCGGGTGTTGGTGGCGGTGCAACTTTCGCATCAATCGTTGTATTATCCGCACTGGGTTTACCACTAGAATTAGTTGGACTATTGATCTCTATCGAACCATTAATTGATATGGGTAGAACAGCTTTAAATGTAAATGGTGCTATGGTAGCAGGTACATTAAGTGACAGATTCTTAAATCGAAGTTATCAATAA